The Candidatus Omnitrophota bacterium genome window below encodes:
- a CDS encoding DUF4105 domain-containing protein: MLFTPVVDASEINSYIEKANTLHLVDDPFWRGLLHFKGGRSLILDRDFFLSDRGQTDPQAELEATIEAYFTPEHTVKRESGDQNIVCIFPARYAWLNEKLDLPNYRCDESLCPALSKWARLDQIEAISLFYVSGYLGNPASSFGHALLNLKIKGNDELLGLFDTSISYGATVPINENLVMYILNGLFGGYRATYSDKFFYAHDQVYTNREFRDMWEYTLELTNLEKKMLIYHLAELLTKRFKYYFLSANCAQGMAALLDIFIKEEIYNFDYPIYVPEELFHRLKQIDVKRRENKEAALIKDIRYIPSARRYLFYELKRLSSEERGVYLNIANGDNEDFSPLLRKLDTSSRINVLNALLAYQYYKLMASDEENPDHRLKEYKDKILLERLRLPIKKEIPLNIPEIPSPADVSPPSTFNVGFVHDRGRDPFQAVGVTVFRKESVGMNALEYNELVALDLNIGIPFDSDEVFVDTFNFLKIKDFRTFSIKEAKENPLSWRTRVGIDRYGGDDNALYDYVLDGGVGLVEKADNIGILYGFMNVSLHSLDQQYRAGPLMGFIIGRDSLKLQTDYGLEFGLEDYGYIETVQAKLQYQINKQHAVQISFEKNTRERLTLSYFFYW; the protein is encoded by the coding sequence ATGCTATTCACTCCCGTTGTTGATGCGTCAGAGATTAATTCGTATATCGAAAAAGCGAATACGTTGCATTTAGTAGATGACCCGTTTTGGAGGGGGCTTCTTCACTTTAAAGGAGGGCGTAGCCTCATACTGGATAGGGACTTTTTTTTATCCGACAGAGGGCAAACTGACCCCCAGGCAGAATTAGAAGCAACAATTGAAGCCTACTTTACCCCAGAACATACGGTCAAAAGAGAATCGGGTGACCAAAACATTGTTTGTATATTTCCAGCAAGGTATGCCTGGCTTAACGAGAAGCTCGACCTTCCGAATTACAGATGCGATGAGAGTCTTTGCCCCGCTTTAAGCAAGTGGGCCCGCCTTGATCAGATTGAAGCGATCAGTCTGTTTTATGTCAGTGGATATCTAGGTAACCCTGCGTCTTCATTTGGCCATGCCCTCCTGAATCTGAAGATCAAAGGTAACGATGAGTTGTTGGGATTATTCGACACTTCCATCAGCTATGGCGCCACAGTTCCAATTAACGAAAACTTAGTGATGTATATACTAAATGGGCTATTTGGTGGCTACAGAGCTACGTATTCCGATAAATTCTTTTATGCCCATGACCAGGTTTATACCAACAGAGAGTTTAGGGATATGTGGGAGTATACACTTGAGCTTACCAATTTAGAAAAAAAGATGCTCATCTATCATCTTGCTGAATTGCTTACCAAGCGTTTTAAATATTATTTTCTGAGCGCCAATTGTGCTCAGGGCATGGCCGCTCTGCTTGATATCTTTATCAAAGAAGAGATCTATAATTTCGACTATCCGATTTACGTGCCGGAAGAGCTGTTTCACAGACTGAAACAAATTGATGTGAAAAGGCGAGAAAATAAAGAGGCTGCGTTGATCAAAGATATAAGATATATTCCGTCAGCTCGGCGTTATTTATTTTACGAGCTCAAACGCCTTAGCAGTGAGGAACGCGGAGTGTATCTTAATATTGCAAATGGGGATAATGAAGATTTTAGCCCTCTGCTCAGAAAATTGGACACCTCTAGTCGTATTAATGTGCTGAACGCTTTGCTTGCATACCAGTATTATAAATTAATGGCGAGTGATGAGGAAAATCCCGACCACCGTTTGAAGGAATACAAGGACAAGATTCTTCTGGAGCGATTACGGTTGCCGATAAAAAAGGAAATTCCTCTGAATATACCGGAAATTCCGTCTCCCGCTGATGTTTCACCACCGTCTACATTTAATGTTGGGTTCGTTCATGATCGGGGCAGAGATCCGTTTCAAGCGGTAGGAGTCACTGTGTTTAGAAAAGAATCAGTGGGTATGAATGCATTGGAATATAACGAACTTGTTGCTTTGGACCTAAATATTGGAATCCCTTTCGATTCTGATGAAGTATTTGTAGATACTTTTAATTTTCTTAAAATTAAGGATTTTAGAACATTTTCTATCAAAGAGGCGAAAGAAAATCCATTATCTTGGAGGACCCGGGTAGGTATTGATCGATATGGTGGAGATGATAATGCTTTATATGATTATGTGTTGGATGGAGGAGTTGGGCTAGTCGAAAAGGCCGATAACATTGGTATTCTTTATGGATTTATGAATGTGTCTTTGCATTCGCTCGACCAGCAGTACCGCGCGGGTCCTTTAATGGGATTTATTATCGGCCGTGATTCTCTCAAGCTTCAGACAGATTATGGGCTGGAGTTTGGCCTTGAAGATTACGGCTATATTGAGACCGTGCAGGCTAAACTGCAATACCAGATCAACAAGCAACATGCCGTGCAGATATCTTTTGAAAAGAATACCCGAGAGCGATTGACTTTAAGCTATTTTTTCTACTGGTAA
- the serS gene encoding serine--tRNA ligase, whose amino-acid sequence MLDLKFIRENSEVVRRGLIAKNVKIDLDILLSCDVKRRDFTQKIDELRNKKNLANDEISALLKEKKDPKVKIAAMKEITEKIGELEPQAKELDEKMDALLLNIPNIPHLSVPIGSPEKNKQVRVWGEARKFDFKPKTHIEIAESLDIIDFKRATKISGSNFIVYKKDGARLERALINFMLDLHTSEHGFSEILPPILVNRASMTGTGQLPKMEEDMYKLKDDDLFLIPTAEVPVTNLHRDEVLNDEDLPIFYAAYTPCFRREAGSYGKDTRGLVRVHQFDKVELVKFVKPQTSYDELEKLVGNAEKVLQLLGLSYRVLLLASGDLSFAAAKCYDLEAYAAGMDKWLEVSSCSNFEDFQARRASIRYKDKETKKTGFVHTLNGSGVALARTMIAILENYQTKDGDVLIPEVLRPYMGGKTKIERKDR is encoded by the coding sequence ATGCTTGATCTAAAATTTATCAGAGAAAATAGTGAAGTGGTGCGCCGAGGCCTGATTGCCAAGAATGTAAAGATCGATCTAGATATACTTTTATCTTGCGACGTAAAGCGCCGGGATTTCACTCAAAAAATAGACGAGTTGCGCAATAAAAAGAATTTAGCTAATGATGAGATTAGCGCCTTATTAAAAGAAAAGAAAGATCCTAAAGTAAAAATTGCCGCCATGAAGGAGATCACGGAAAAAATTGGCGAGCTTGAACCGCAGGCCAAAGAGCTGGATGAAAAGATGGACGCGCTGCTTTTAAACATTCCAAATATCCCGCATTTATCCGTTCCGATCGGTAGTCCGGAGAAAAACAAACAAGTGCGCGTATGGGGCGAAGCTAGAAAATTTGATTTTAAACCCAAAACCCATATTGAGATCGCCGAAAGTTTAGATATTATTGACTTTAAGCGTGCGACAAAAATTTCCGGATCCAATTTTATCGTCTATAAAAAAGACGGCGCGCGATTAGAGCGGGCGCTTATTAATTTTATGTTGGATCTGCATACGAGCGAACATGGGTTCAGTGAAATTCTTCCTCCTATTTTGGTGAACCGCGCTTCGATGACCGGAACAGGGCAGCTTCCCAAAATGGAAGAAGATATGTACAAGCTCAAAGACGACGACCTTTTTCTTATTCCGACAGCCGAAGTTCCGGTCACTAATCTTCATCGGGATGAAGTGTTAAATGACGAAGACCTGCCGATATTTTACGCGGCGTATACTCCGTGTTTCCGTCGGGAAGCCGGTTCTTACGGGAAAGACACTCGCGGATTAGTACGTGTTCATCAGTTTGATAAAGTTGAACTGGTCAAATTTGTTAAACCTCAAACTTCCTATGATGAATTAGAAAAATTGGTCGGTAATGCCGAAAAAGTTTTACAGCTTTTGGGATTATCTTACCGGGTGCTGCTACTGGCCAGCGGCGATCTGAGTTTTGCGGCCGCGAAATGTTATGACCTTGAAGCGTATGCGGCCGGAATGGATAAATGGTTGGAGGTTTCCAGCTGTTCCAATTTCGAAGATTTTCAAGCGCGCCGCGCAAGCATTCGTTATAAAGACAAGGAAACAAAAAAGACCGGTTTTGTCCATACGTTGAATGGTTCGGGTGTTGCTTTAGCGCGAACCATGATCGCTATTTTAGAAAATTATCAAACCAAAGACGGGGATGTGCTTATCCCGGAAGTATTGCGGCCGTATATGGGAGGAAAAACGAAAATTGAAAGAAAAGATCGCTGA
- a CDS encoding response regulator produces the protein MVNKKGNPQKTILTIEDTPSDQRFIQRVLEKDGYKVLTADNGKSGLRIAKAQKPDLIILDEILPDIRGTEVCGLLKIDAETHNIPVLFLTVVDDPKNILGHFEMDVMAHLTKPIKAEDLLKQIQAVLER, from the coding sequence ATGGTAAATAAAAAGGGAAATCCCCAAAAAACTATTCTCACTATTGAAGATACGCCCAGCGACCAGCGGTTTATCCAGCGGGTTTTGGAAAAAGACGGCTACAAGGTTTTAACGGCTGATAACGGAAAAAGCGGCCTTAGAATCGCCAAGGCCCAAAAACCGGATCTGATCATTTTAGATGAGATCTTGCCGGATATTCGTGGAACGGAAGTTTGCGGCTTGCTTAAGATAGACGCCGAAACCCACAATATTCCGGTTTTGTTCTTAACGGTCGTAGATGATCCGAAAAATATCTTAGGGCATTTTGAAATGGATGTGATGGCGCATTTAACAAAACCTATCAAGGCCGAAGACCTTTTAAAACAAATTCAGGCAGTTTTGGAAAGATAA
- a CDS encoding DUF3015 family protein, which yields MKRILIALLLTGVMIASTSIIYAEETETKDLKGIYEECGIGALLFPSWPIGASVSNFTWDYGSTASTSGLTTPDACKGGKAELAAFIYKSYDSIEKDLSKGDGKYLDMLAVLSEKTTAEKEMFVHNLRAKFLEVVERNDYSSLNHLEKAKLMFTMIQDLA from the coding sequence ATGAAAAGAATTTTAATAGCGTTGCTTTTAACCGGAGTCATGATTGCATCAACTTCAATCATTTATGCCGAAGAGACTGAGACTAAAGATTTAAAGGGGATTTATGAAGAGTGCGGTATCGGTGCGCTTTTGTTTCCTAGCTGGCCAATAGGCGCGAGTGTCAGTAATTTTACTTGGGATTATGGTTCGACGGCATCAACCTCCGGATTGACCACGCCGGATGCTTGCAAGGGTGGCAAAGCAGAGCTAGCAGCCTTCATCTACAAATCATATGACTCTATTGAAAAAGATCTCTCCAAGGGAGATGGCAAGTATTTAGATATGTTGGCCGTATTGTCCGAAAAGACAACAGCGGAAAAAGAAATGTTTGTTCATAATCTCAGAGCAAAGTTCCTCGAGGTGGTTGAAAGGAATGATTATTCATCTCTGAATCATCTTGAAAAAGCAAAGTTAATGTTCACAATGATTCAGGACTTGGCCTAA
- a CDS encoding tyrosine-type recombinase/integrase, with the protein MKNQHPLLLTSLIYPMGKIQKIGSDYFIEFLARGLKYQQKIGPSRALAVKALKETEEKISRGEAATVVRDIHWTVFLDDFLVGIKKDFSPKTFQRFRSLVRNFKVFLKQDRPDIARLSELTPRVIEDFRSFLDKANKPDVNLNIFLLREVFDHAIKLGYLNDNPTLHVRILPANKKEIPVILSEREAEQFLRYASPLLKLTVEIILATGLSLEELAQLGWNNIDWTRNCISILFKKKAQARTIFLVAQAKEKLKDHRKDQSNSRKVFPTLSKKKLQSELEDIAKQIAFPSSVNFEIFQNTFAAHLMRRGISLTSLQKILGKNDVAQVFAFTAFIEKDVYSGAHHIKS; encoded by the coding sequence GTGAAGAATCAACACCCACTTCTCTTAACCTCCCTCATCTATCCTATGGGAAAAATACAAAAGATCGGCAGTGACTATTTTATCGAATTTCTTGCCCGCGGGCTTAAATACCAGCAAAAAATAGGTCCAAGCCGCGCTTTGGCTGTTAAAGCCTTAAAAGAGACCGAGGAAAAGATCTCAAGAGGCGAAGCGGCCACAGTTGTCCGAGACATTCATTGGACTGTTTTCTTAGATGATTTCTTAGTTGGCATTAAAAAAGACTTCTCGCCAAAAACCTTTCAGCGCTTTCGGTCTCTTGTCAGAAACTTCAAAGTTTTCTTAAAACAGGACAGGCCGGATATTGCAAGGCTGTCTGAACTTACGCCCAGAGTCATAGAAGATTTCCGCTCGTTCTTAGATAAAGCAAATAAGCCGGACGTTAATTTGAATATTTTTTTGCTACGCGAAGTTTTTGATCACGCGATAAAACTCGGGTATTTGAATGATAATCCAACGCTGCATGTGCGGATCTTACCGGCCAATAAAAAAGAGATTCCGGTCATTCTTTCCGAAAGGGAAGCGGAGCAATTTTTACGTTATGCGTCGCCGTTGTTGAAATTGACCGTAGAAATTATCTTAGCAACGGGGTTATCGTTAGAAGAACTTGCTCAGCTTGGTTGGAATAATATTGATTGGACGAGAAACTGTATCAGCATTCTTTTTAAGAAAAAGGCGCAGGCGCGAACAATTTTCTTGGTGGCTCAGGCCAAAGAAAAACTTAAAGACCATCGAAAGGATCAGTCAAATTCTAGGAAAGTTTTTCCCACGTTAAGTAAGAAAAAGTTGCAAAGCGAGTTAGAAGACATTGCAAAGCAGATCGCTTTCCCGAGTTCGGTTAATTTTGAGATCTTTCAAAATACTTTTGCGGCGCATTTAATGAGAAGAGGAATTTCACTTACTAGCCTGCAAAAAATTCTCGGGAAAAATGATGTCGCGCAGGTTTTTGCGTTCACGGCTTTTATTGAAAAAGATGTTTATAGCGGGGCACATCACATCAAATCATGA
- a CDS encoding response regulator: protein MCFKSILKRIKGEKDPLYPLAGKKVLIVEDDATQRAYAQKILAKQGFSVLIAENGEKGLEIAQAQSPHLIILDVVLPGIHGDEACRRLKADSRTKDIPVIFLTSMDEPKDVITHYEVGGEIHLTKPINAKELIRQVEITIKEFSPV, encoded by the coding sequence ATGTGTTTTAAATCAATCCTAAAAAGAATTAAAGGCGAAAAAGATCCGCTTTATCCATTGGCCGGGAAAAAAGTTTTAATTGTTGAAGATGATGCCACACAGCGCGCTTATGCGCAAAAAATATTAGCTAAGCAGGGGTTTAGCGTCTTGATCGCGGAAAACGGGGAAAAGGGATTAGAGATCGCTCAAGCCCAAAGCCCTCATCTGATCATCTTGGATGTCGTTTTACCCGGCATTCACGGTGATGAAGCCTGTCGCCGCCTTAAGGCTGATAGCCGCACCAAAGATATTCCGGTAATTTTCTTAACATCGATGGATGAACCGAAAGATGTTATTACACATTATGAAGTCGGCGGGGAAATCCATTTAACCAAGCCCATCAACGCCAAAGAATTAATTCGCCAAGTTGAAATAACGATCAAAGAATTTTCTCCGGTTTAA